The window CAGCACCTAAGGTATCAGCCAACCCATGTCCATACTGttgtactccatccgtccgccattaggagtttCGATCACTTTTtcgcactcgttttataaaaatgatgctaataaatagttaaagtggagaaatggtaaagtaagagagagaataactTAGATAAGACTTttgtcaacattattctctatcttgttttaccatttctccactttaactatttattatcatttttacaacacgagtgcgcaaaagtgaccgcCTGACCTgaactcctaatggcggacggagggagtagcattTTGTTCTAGAGTTATTTTTTCCATTGGTATGCACCCATAATTTCTCTTTTGGGGGTTTCGCTTTGCCATTTATGGTACCATCTGTCCTGCATCGGTACATGATTCTAACTTCTAAACGCTGCCTCATGTTACCAAGCATGAGCATGCGCCCCGTTGGATTATTTCAAAGTGGTGCAATTGATTCacgtatattaaatattagtgCAACAATTacttatcataattttattatttgtctAATGATGGAGTAGGAGGAGTTATTACAAGAAGAGGCTACGAGATGATAGAGGTTACTAATAATTGTactattttcatcattattgttataattatttcctttgtcttttcatttgttttttagaGCCGTAGATATAGATCCCTTGAGGATTGAGATGTATGTTGAGTCATTGTTTAGTTTAACAATCTCGAAAGAgaattatcatttattttgtttcaatttatatatcaactgtattttttgttcttattGTTCGTTTCCAGCCTTTCTCGCCTCTTTTCTCTAAGACATCTTGTATAATTGAAACCgttatattattaaaactagttttaacccacgtgcgatgcacgactaaatattttttcatcatacaattttaaattgttaattgattaattaaaataaaaaataatataactatataagatttaaaatagaaaatatactacatataataacaattcaataaatatatactcaattcattttaaatttttacacCTAAagacattaaattaaacatactATTTAAAATGGAATCAAGACGAACACAATTATTTCGACAATGATGAAGAAACTATATCaagtgttgacatttttgaaaaatatgtttaaaacaatcctTCATAGTTCTCTAAATCacactttttaataaaataatgaatcgtaacttataatattaaaaacgataaaattatgatcatacaaaaaaattttacattaattggttgaattaatattattacattaatGAATAGTGATAGCCGTTTTGAATGTTGGAGCGTTATGTTTAATTGCGTTGTTAAACGTGACTTGTTGGAATTGGTTTCAATAATATGGTTAATTGGTTTGGAATTCTTTGCGCTTGAGAATATTGATTGATCTCATTAACATAGAAGTTGATATAGGAATAAGAAGGGTGAAGAGTTTTGATTCAAAGAGACACTTGGTACACCAAAATCAGTGATGAATGATCttgatttttgtgaaaatacAATTCTTCCATCTTTAAGAATGATAAGATTGGGATAAAATTCTCGAACCATATACACTCGGTAATCTAACTATTGtaatcaaagaaaagaaacaacaataaatgaattggaaattacaatgaaaattagtaaaaaaaaaccctcTTTCCACAAGATAAATTACATCACGGTTAGTGCTCTCGGATTGACATAATATCCTCAAAGATGAAACGACTTCATCCTAATGTATATAACATTTCAAACCTGCCATACACCTATGAACTTGACGGGCTCCAAAAATCGAGCAATACAATGTTCCTAAAATGtgcaataaaatgttgagaacttgagagagaatggaaAATGCTTTTGTTGGTGTGTAATTCATCCACAActctatattttgttataggcacaaaattaggtttagggtttaggacAATAGAGGTTACAATACCTATTGGCAAAGTGGAATACTATAACGtgttatgttaattattttcaatggACACTATGTTGAAGGAGTAACGGCATCATATACATAATAAATTCCAAtgtcaaatattaaaatatttttgtttgagtttaaagaatttaatcagccatataaatttcaaatatttcacttttctaatagaaatttacaaaatatgtATAGAAGGAGTAACGGCAATGCAATATAGCCATATTAAATAGTTATGGcatattgtttaattaattaggtaacTGCAATTTGTAgcctaattttaaatttgaaatattgatGACATTTACTacacataaatatttatagcaGTGACTACAAATATACagatttattaaaaatcacccaaaatttatacaaatttaaatttttacctaaaacttaaaaatatttacaatttaggCCAAAACTCGATATAGATAGATtgtataattaaaacaaattaaagcgTCAAGGTTTATAATCCAAAACTATGTAGCGTGCtatatgtgatttgtttgcGCATGCAATTATTAAGTAAACATAATAATATCTTATGAAGATCTTGACGCAAGGCAATTCTTCTACGTTCTCTCTTCTATACAAACTAAAGATGGATGAGCAGAGTGTGTTTATGTACAACTTTAGACAAACTTCTTGAAGGGGCAACTTTACCACGAGACTCTACAATCTTCACCAAAAATGCATAATTCTATATGGTAGTATATACCCAGAATCAAGCAATATgccaaaaaattgaatcaagcATTCAAATATGAGATTCAATTCACTACAATAACTGCAGAAGTTCAAAAAATATGCTAATTGTAGAGGGAGCACATTGACATCATACTACTAATTACATTCTAACATCAAACTAATccagaaattataaattaatcacaTGCCTTTGTCCTGGAATTTGTACGGACAAAACTGAGGTGAGCCAGATAATTGCTTTCAGCAAAATCGTGCAATGTTTTAAGTGTTCGTTCCCCATCAAGATAGCGGTCACTTGTACCAGACTCTTCCTTCAACAACTTTCCACCTTCGTTGCCATCCTAATCAAGTGCGCACTATTAGTAGGCATTGTGTTACAGAAATGGTGGTTTTCAAATGATTATCATGCATAATAAACCAAGCATCATTTTCAGATCAAAGAGTGTCattcttattaattttgcatgTTAGTAGACACTACTAATTATATCTGGAAGACCTAATCCAGTACACCAAATGCATGGATGCGCTGTGTAAACAATCAGTACCACTGCAGATTGATTTGAGTATTCACGTGAAATACTTCAACTGCCTAGTAATGGGCCGAATATACAACACTTGCCGGGGGGGGGGAGTAAAGGGAATATTCTAGACAGGTTGGATTAGAAGATAAAAGGCGCTTGTTTTATTTCCAATGTTGTGACATTAAGTAGACTTCCCTgactaattaattgatatagGTAATTTACGTTACTTCAAATGCATGCCCGTCTCCTAACACTAAAATAGTAGTACCCCATAGCACCCAATCATTCAGGAGACAAAACAGAGCGGAATGCATTTACCTGCAAAAATCTCAGCATTTGCTCTTCAATTGTGCCCCTCATTGCCAGTGTTTCGACATGAATGGGACGTGTTGCACCCATTCGATGAGCCCGACTAATAACCTGCTCCTCCATACTGATCAATTTCCACAGCAACAAAATCCAGTCAACATAAACACAATGTAGAGATGCACTAGGTCTTATTATCTTATAAACCATCATCACCCATGTTAGTGGAGACAGCATGAAATAACAAGAGGTTTATGCATTTTACAGGAAGCAAACACAATTAATCTGGAAGAGCTGTTTCAAAGAACaacgaaaatatcaacaaatatttGCCAAGAATCAAAACATGACTTTGATTTCTTACCTTCTATCCCAAATAGGTTCCATTAGATAGACATGAGTCACAAAGCTTAAATCAAGACCTAATGCTGCACTTCCATCCATCAAGAGAGCCATACAGTTTTGATCATGCTGGAAAGTTGCCAAAGATTTCATCTGAAATGAAAACAGTGATTAAGAAAGTGCACAAAACCAGAAGTATGCAGTCCTAGATTAATAGACACCTAAAGCAATCAAATATACCTTGTTGCCAGAGTGCATAGGACTGTACATTCCAACAAATTGGACTCCCGCAATGCTCAGCTGCGATTTGTAAAGTTTACCTCATTAACTGAAGAAactaaaagaaagaaacatgTCCATGTCTGATCAAATTTACCTGTTGCTCAATTATATGGATATGCTCGAGGAACTGTGAGAAAACAATAACTTTCTCCAAGCCATTTAGGCACCATCCATTTCTAGAGTTTTGGGAAGCCTCCTGATCTGGGGATGTGTTGTAATAGCTCGACGTAGAGgataaattaaagttattaGGCATAACCTCTCCCTTTTCGGTAGGGCACACAATCATCATATTATGTTCTTGTAATTGCTTTAACTGATGAACTAAGTATGTAACTTTGCTGCTAGATGTTGACTGCCAATCAGGATTCCAGTCATCCTGCATTAAACAGTGGCTACTGTCAGTGTATAGCAACCAGTGGTTTATAAGCATAATACATATACAGACACTTAGGTGATTAACTTTTGCCACACATGGGCTCTTTGACAAGGGAATTCCCTCATATTTGCTTACGGGACGAATAAACTTTTGAAAGGTTTCTCAATCTTACTCTATTCCATACAGGAATTTCgacttaaaatttcaattaatgtaGCCTCCTCctccccccaaaaaaattgaaaaaataatactaataataatcaaTTGACTTGCACTGTTTCCagataaaagagaaaagaagtGCTTCATCTTGTGGACCAAACAAATAAGGCACACAAAAGAAGATTACTTGAAGCTACAGAGGGGACAACGAGAAGCCTAGAAGATTTGCTTGTAGTTGTCTGGCGTAAAAACAACATAATGATTTGCAGCCTATTTCCCTTTCTTAGTCTTAGCtgttgaaaaatatacatattatagTGGTGTTTCTGCcaatgaattcaaatattgGCCTtgtagatataaaaaaacacgcATAAACTGACCTGTTTATATGAGGGTTGCAACTCAATAAGATCTTTTGGCACAGGCCATTTAGGATCAGGATTCTCTGGACGAGCCAATTCCTCTGGAGTTTGCATCTCATATGAGTAACCACAGCCAGGAAATGTACACATTTCACTGTCCAAAGCAACACAATCAAGGCATAAAAGGTGCCTACAGGGTGTAATGACAGGTAAACGACACCATTCTTTGCACCTGAAAAAATAAGTACGTTTAATAGTATCAATATGATCTCTAAATCATGTGAACTGTAGCAAGAATCGAAATCAAAGGCATACCCTACCTCACACAATCGCCACCATATAAGAGATAGTACTTTATCAAACCATACTCTTGTGACATAGGGTCCAAGCCATTCTCCACTAAGACATCCATAGTTTCTTGAATATCTTGGCCAGCATCTGATACTCTGACATGCCCAGCCACAGAGCAGGACAACcttacatttttaattgtagCAGCCCGAAATTTCCATTGTTTTGGGTTCAATAAACTCTCAACATGAGATGAATCATTCCAATCCGCCATCAAAATATTACGCCGAACTGTTTCTACCAACTCATTGTAACTTTTTGCATGTTCGTCAGAAAAGTCCACAAAAGTCACTTTTCTAATACAAGGTGGTATAGCCTTcaaatctttttttcttgCACTAATCATGCATCTCTTAAGTAACTGCAGCAAACGTGACCTTCCATCTTCCATCTCTGCCTCGAACGGCATTATTATACCCGCTTCCCATGATCTTTGATTCTGCCCGTATGGCTCTTCTTTGAGAAATCTTAGCAATGGTTGAAGATAAGAAAGCTGACTGCTAGGAGTATTGGGGGTTGGAGTGCCTGTCAACAGCCAGCGGTTTGTGGCAGTCAGTGAAATTGCCATTTGCAACTTGTTTGTCAAGTTGAGACTTGAGCCAAGAGTATGCCCCTCATCCAACATAACTCTGAGCCAATGAACTTGCATTAATACACTTCTTTTACGGGGAGACCACTCAGCACTCAAACGGTTGAAGGTAGTTATCACAACATCATAGTCCCAAGCCAAGTTGTGAACGGAAGGCTTTTTCTTTTGATCACCCCATACATACACTCTTAATTGACCAGGTCGCACATGTCTTTCAATTTGAGTTTTCCAATGTTCAACAAGGTTGGATGGGACAACAATCAAAGTTGCACTTGACAAATAAAACCTCAGTGAGTCTAATGGCTCACAAAGAGCAACCCTAAGGGCATCCAAATCAAAGGTCAAGTTTCGAAGATGTCCAGGATAGTACCACTTCAGTGCTTTTTTTTCCACTCTTTGTACTAGGCCAAAtgctttaaatattttgtgataattaCGAGCAACTCTAGTATCAAATAGTGAGGTTCCTACGATAGGACTGACCAATCCAGCTGTTTCCATCTCAACTAACTTATGTGGTGGAAGTTTAGCTAGCCAAGTCAGGGCTTTTTTTGTCTCGGAATTGATTAATGTGTAGTGCTCCTTTAGCACGCTGGtgaaaaacataatattttcCTGCTCTCCCCCCAAGCATCCTTTGGCATGGAACCCTGGTAAGTATGTGATGGATTGCTTGTAATCCCAGGACTCTTCAGGTACATTACAATTTTGGTACGAGGGGTCACTATTCATACTACAAAACCAAGCTGCAGAAGTATTTGCTTCACGCTGATTTGCTGTCCTACGCCACTTGCTACAGGCATCACACTGGACCCAAGTTTCATTGCATTCAATGTCACCTATCAGTGTCTCCTCCACCTTCCTGGTGCCCATTCTACAAGAGAAACCATTTTTATTTGCTGAAATCTTTTTCTTGTTCCCCTTGTTGGCATGCTTCCCGACTTTTGAGTATTTCTTGGATTTAGAGGATGGTTCCTCATATGCCTCCAATAGATTTCTCTTAACAGTACTCCAGCTCCTGCTATGCTCTATAGTGCTACTTGCAGGTGCTGAGAAAGTCGGTGTAGACAACTTCATTCGTTTATTAACACTCATATCAGTGGGTTCCAGCATTGGCTCACCAGATCTAAGACGCCTAGGAGAATGTGATGCATTGCTGATATAATTGTTCATTGGGTTGAGTTCATCAAGAGATAATTGGCCCCTACGAACTTTTTTGCccacaattttattgatatctGATGCATATCCCTTGGTCGCATTGTCCGCACTAACTTCATAATAGCCACACCTCTGACTGCCATTATGTAAACACCAAGTCAACTGTGCTGCCTCTGGGGCTTCTGCCAAGGTTCCTTGTGTCTTCAGGAGAAGAGAAAGAGCAGTTATAGTCTTACCCAGTCCAGGTTCATCGCAGAACATTCCCCCACGAAAATCCTTGATTGTAGGAACTGAACCGGTGACAATTTCACCAGAGACTGTATtgatattaaattcaaaaccaTCTTCGGTTGTGAAACTCATATATAAAGGGTGTTGTAAGACTTTAGGATCTCTCTCACGCTCTAACATCCACTCAACTGCCGCTTGCTGATGTGGATAAAGTTTAAGTTTCATACATGGCATGATAGATGCTGCCAGATAATTTAAATGGTGGCATGTCAAAGAAATCTTAACAAGGTCATTTGGGCTTAACgctgttaaaattttaatcataatatCATCCCATAGCACCCAGATTCCGCATTCATTGGACGAATCTGCTGGCAGTATTCTTGAACAAGGAGAGTCTACCTTCATTGTCACGCTGGGTAAACTCTTAAATATTTCCTGGAGTTCAAACCCCTTTTTCTTCTTAGGATTGTTAGGTGCACTACAATGTCGTTCACAACCAAGAACATGACAGTCTTTTACATTCCAAATGCTACATGAAGCATGGCTATTCAATCTAACTGAGTTGAGTATCAAGCTTCTAGCTTCCCAGTCACAGCTGCCAGCAATATCCATAAACTACATTAGAAAGCAAGACAAAGCACTCTACTCCAAGAATATACTATTCTGGAGTTTCAAGAGTACATACTTTAGCATTGATTTCGAAAGAAAAACATTAGCACTGTCTTAAAACCTAACACACATTCAAGCTATGAAAAAGGCATCAATAGAACTGCAATCGTATATTCATGAAATAGAGCCCAAGCAACTGAGTAGTGATATGACATTGTTTTATCCACCCAAAAAAAGAACTTACTGACATGACATTGACCTAGATTATAATGATAAAGTGACACAAGAAACTCAACAACCAGTTCCAAGTTAGCCaatctgaaaaaaaagaaggataaGGAAAGCAAGAATATGGATGCATGACAGACATTATCGAATAGCGCCTTTTGATGAGAGATATGAACAAGAAGCTTCCAGAAAACTAGTGTTTTATGAATTATATGAAGCCAGTAAGCAATCAGCGAATCCATATGTATTTGAACCCGAATATCCAGGAAAAAGCAGAATATTTGATGGAAGGACGGGGAGctaacatatatatttatatcctTATTCTGGCATGTAAGCAGGCAGGcctaaaaaattgaaaaggaaaaaattgcATTCCCAAGACCAGCCAAATGTTGGTTGCGCCAAAATATGTGAAACTTCCAGTTTTTATGTATTACTCCACATCCATAATGGATACTATTATTGATTCTTACTAATTATACCAAAAACTACTTTTGTCTTTATGGCAAAACATtgataagaaagaaataagTAAACTATAAGAATTTCAATTCGCAGAAGCAATAACAGAGATCTACTTTTGTTCAAAAGACATCCTGAGCACACAATTAGCATCTTGGATCGTAATGGCTTCATCCATACAGCTGGAGCAGGTTCAACAAGAAGTGAAGAGCAAAGACTCTGCCTAATCTGACCCAAGTAAGGTGATCAGAAAATCTAGTTTAATACTCCTCAGTCTCACTATAACATCTCACTATAAGTGATTGGTATTCCTTTTTTGGTCGTCCCATTATAAGTgatcaatttcctttttcagcaataaaaacaacaaactcttactttattctttttcctattttatgaTCTTCTaattctctactttattctctttcacATAACTcattaaatatcatttttaaaaatttgtgcCGGAAAAAATTTGATCACTTGAGGGAGTACCATTATTTCCTTTTAGAATCCAACCAATCcgcaaagaaaaagaaagaaaatagtagtaggaAAACTTAATCTACCATAACAATAGGTATAGCTTAGATTATACGACGAGAAAAGGAAATCAAAAACGCACCTCAAGTGTTTGAAAAGCGCAGCGGCGACGGAGGTCGACCGCGGGAACTGCCATCCAGACCACAATTCCGCCGGCAGGTACACATCCACCAACACCACAGCCCTAATTTCCGTACTGCCGCTCTCGACGTGCACGATTCGAGCCAAAATCCACAAGCACTTGTGCGCAACGAGGGCGTGCAATTGGTGCACCACGCTGATTGATCCGTGCACCATCCCTATCCTGCCCCACCGCTTCCTCGTGGACGGCGTACCTTTGGAATCAGGAGCTTCCGAATCGCCAATGAGGGTCAATCGGGCGCCGTTCTGAGCGGCGAAGTAAACTTGGGCGTTCTCGCCGGCGAGGCTGCAAATCGAGTTGAGGGGAACGGTGGCGTCGTCGGGAACTGCGAGAACCGCACAGAGGTAACCGCAGAGCTTGAAATCAGGCGGCGGCTCGACCTCGTTTTCCATGTGGAAGTAGGAATTTGGTTGCAAGGGGATGAATGATAATGGTGATTGATTATTGGATCACTGGAGAAGGGGAATCGATATATTTTCATTACTTCCAAGTATACTAATTACCTTATTCTCTCAGAAAAAGAATTACTAATTAccttaaattattataaatccAACAGAAGATACTAATAAgcattgttttttttggtataactAGATTTGCTATGTACggaaatcattttaaattaaattaatgatgaATAAGTATGCCGAATTCAAAAGtattctatatttttcaaatatagagtaatattttttaatggaaaaagTACTAAATATTACAACTACGTCTTAATAATTATCTCTTTTTTAAAAGTGGGCATAATGACTTAGGAAATTTcgaaaatataagtaaaatagTTTGATTTAGTTATTAATATACACATGTAGGTTGGGTCTTAGAATTCTAACACTCTATTATGCTAACTCCTAGTACTAGACAGTAAATTGTATATTATGAACGCAACTTCAACTATAGCACAAACATTAATCAGGAGAGTATTGATGTTTACTATTAACCCAttagtaatagtaattaattctcttctctcttacacACATGAGTATTCTCTAAACTTGGAATTCGTATAActataatgatttaaattattttttagtaaagttaattttataagaatttcaacaatattataaatgcatTTGTTcggataaaattttatactactattttcatgatattttatatagtttgataattagttgaatatcaacatattaatcatgataagtcaatataatatatccacaatgttaatattaaattatattgacataCTCGTGTCATtgagttgatatttttaattactgtTATATCATATTTGATAGGAGTGATAACTTATCTAGGGATGGAAattcataaacaaataattcatctaGGGATGGAAATCCATGAAACATTATCATACTATGACCCAAGTTTGGTAGTTGTTATTATCATTTTAGGGTGTGTTTAAATTGGTAGATATGAATATTTAGAGTGTATTTAATGGGTCAATCTGGTGTTTGGTTTGTTGGTTAAATTTTCTGTATGGCCCGCTCAATAGGCAAGGGCCCATTGACTCAGGGATGAAAagtgttgttttattattGTGAAAAATTCACCGATAATAATCTGAGTAACACTTTTTTCAGTCTTAAATTGCTTGAACTTACTGATGTATCTCTCATACTCTCCTTCTCAAAATTGGAATGCACCTCTTACCCACCGACCTGCGATTGACGAAATCTCCATAGCCGCCCGCTGCTCTTTCTCCAAGGCGACGACAATTGTAAAAAAGAACCACATCAGGTTAGAAGTTATGTGTTTGAATTGCAAATGactgaaattttatattgttcaATTTCAAGATCTTTTGTAGAGATGCATTTATGCTCCTGGATAGTTTAATTTAACTCAATTGCTCTTCCGCTGCAAATTAATTCATTCTTTAAATCATGTAAAGCCGTCACAAAATCACCTTCTTGAATCGCTGAAGAAGTAGAGTCGCCGCTTGCAAAATGAAAGGGCTTTATCAAATTAGCGGGATTTACATTGATTTTGTTGCTAGGGTTCATAGGGACAGTCTtggaaatatagaaaaaaccAGAGGCTACTTTTGGAATTTCCTACAAAAATGTggctataaataaaaaacaaaacatgtgTTATTAAGGACTATAGACAACATACCATTAATTCAAACATCACAAATAGAAATGGAAAACCAAGAAAAGCATTGAATGGTTGTGTTCTTATCTAAGTGAAAGATAAACTCCAATTCAAATAATGTTAAGTAATacggagtataaaataaaactagatATGACAGGTTACctgaatactccctccgtcccataaaaataggccatatttcatttttcgtcggtaccataaaaatagtctataTCCATATATGGTaaccttttttcttcttctcttttactttatcatttatggtccCACCAcccactacacaatttcaacaacttttctcattctttcttactttattaattacacattaaaacccgtgtaaATCCTAAATggtctatttctatgggacagatgaggtatgatttttttgaaaaaataataatattattatttaagaGGTTACCTGAACccaatacaaaaattattgtGTTCATAAGGATCAATCCGATAAGGTTTGACCTAAACCTATTAATTTGTGCATGTTCATGTTGAATTTTCGTTTCGTGTAAAAAATTGTCAGTCCATGTTTACCACATATACTTAGTTAAAAAGTCATTTCAACAATTCAAAGCATTTATCTCTCATGTTCACATAGTTAGATTGTCAGTCCCCGTTTCCCGCACTTTAGATCTGTAGTTCTCTtcttatttattgttttaaaatcattttttcgtCGCCGGAGCGTAAGTCATAATTTTTCATCCAGGTGTGTAGTTAACTTACAtactaagaaaaaaaaaagacaacaTGGTACCATCTGCTTTCTTGCCAAACCACTAATTTCATTTGAATGTCAGGACATGTTGCTGAGTCGTTTTGctatatttgtttttcagTAATATGCCTCGTACCATTCGATAATTGgtttttacttttcaattgTTGCCTACTAATGCACTTGCACTCGCAACCCCAATTCtaaagaaatttatttttttctttaagttTGAATGCtcgttttattattttggtagACAGATTCTAACTTGACCATTCATTGTTTTCTTAGATTAGTTGTACCTTGTTTGAGCAATTAACAACGGCTTGACCAAGTGACAAGTTTCATTACtattttaaacttttgaatgttataattataaatgaaaaaatattttaatttattattgcaaaattatatgcatttttatttaaaattattttatttttattc is drawn from Salvia hispanica cultivar TCC Black 2014 chromosome 6, UniMelb_Shisp_WGS_1.0, whole genome shotgun sequence and contains these coding sequences:
- the LOC125195693 gene encoding F-box protein At3g54460 gives rise to the protein MENEVEPPPDFKLCGYLCAVLAVPDDATVPLNSICSLAGENAQVYFAAQNGARLTLIGDSEAPDSKGTPSTRKRWGRIGMVHGSISVVHQLHALVAHKCLWILARIVHVESGSTEIRAVVLVDVYLPAELWSGWQFPRSTSVAAALFKHLSCDWEARSLILNSVRLNSHASCSIWNVKDCHVLGCERHCSAPNNPKKKKGFELQEIFKSLPSVTMKVDSPCSRILPADSSNECGIWVLWDDIMIKILTALSPNDLVKISLTCHHLNYLAASIMPCMKLKLYPHQQAAVEWMLERERDPKVLQHPLYMSFTTEDGFEFNINTVSGEIVTGSVPTIKDFRGGMFCDEPGLGKTITALSLLLKTQGTLAEAPEAAQLTWCLHNGSQRCGYYEVSADNATKGYASDINKIVGKKVRRGQLSLDELNPMNNYISNASHSPRRLRSGEPMLEPTDMSVNKRMKLSTPTFSAPASSTIEHSRSWSTVKRNLLEAYEEPSSKSKKYSKVGKHANKGNKKKISANKNGFSCRMGTRKVEETLIGDIECNETWVQCDACSKWRRTANQREANTSAAWFCSMNSDPSYQNCNVPEESWDYKQSITYLPGFHAKGCLGGEQENIMFFTSVLKEHYTLINSETKKALTWLAKLPPHKLVEMETAGLVSPIVGTSLFDTRVARNYHKIFKAFGLVQRVEKKALKWYYPGHLRNLTFDLDALRVALCEPLDSLRFYLSSATLIVVPSNLVEHWKTQIERHVRPGQLRVYVWGDQKKKPSVHNLAWDYDVVITTFNRLSAEWSPRKRSVLMQVHWLRVMLDEGHTLGSSLNLTNKLQMAISLTATNRWLLTGTPTPNTPSSQLSYLQPLLRFLKEEPYGQNQRSWEAGIIMPFEAEMEDGRSRLLQLLKRCMISARKKDLKAIPPCIRKVTFVDFSDEHAKSYNELVETVRRNILMADWNDSSHVESLLNPKQWKFRAATIKNVRLSCSVAGHVRVSDAGQDIQETMDVLVENGLDPMSQEYGLIKYYLLYGGDCVRCKEWCRLPVITPCRHLLCLDCVALDSEMCTFPGCGYSYEMQTPEELARPENPDPKWPVPKDLIELQPSYKQDDWNPDWQSTSSSKVTYLVHQLKQLQEHNMMIVCPTEKGEVMPNNFNLSSTSSYYNTSPDQEASQNSRNGWCLNGLEKVIVFSQFLEHIHIIEQQLSIAGVQFVGMYSPMHSGNKMKSLATFQHDQNCMALLMDGSAALGLDLSFVTHVYLMEPIWDRSMEEQVISRAHRMGATRPIHVETLAMRGTIEEQMLRFLQDGNEGGKLLKEESGTSDRYLDGERTLKTLHDFAESNYLAHLSFVRTNSRTKACD